The stretch of DNA AGAAGAAATGGTCGACGACATTAAAGAAGGGATGTTTTGTTTCTAGTGGCTAAGGCTACTGTACACTTGAAGTGGACTAATCTATTAGTGTCAGTATCCCCCTGGCTCTGAGCTGACCTCCACTGCATAGTGTCAGTATCCCCCTGGCTCTGACCTCCACTGCATAGTCAGTATCCCCCTGGCTCTGagccgacctctgacctccactGCATAGTGCCATTCGGTCCGTTAGATACCGAATGGCTAGGAACTGGCGCCATACTGGCATGGAGTTCGGTACCCCAATCCTAGGGCACACACCCTGACAAATCCCTTAAGAACATCTAGATGACCACTTCCTGAAGCAGATGGGACATGGCAGGAACAGGCCCTCCCAAACCAAAACATTGCCTGAAACATGAGGATGTTGCACAGATCTATTGCCGTCTCCTAGGTTACAGCAGCAGTTACCAGCACTACAGCTCCCCATCCCACCCAAGCCCAGCCGAACCCAAGCTGAGAACTTTCACCTCATGGATCTGCTCCCAAACTGATTGGACATGAGCGGTTTACACTAAATCACTGGAGAAACCCTTAAACTGTGTTCAACTCCTGGCATCCCATTCGGAGAAGTAAAGATCAGaacacatgtgggtgtgtgccccCTGTGTGCCCCCTGCCCACCTGCTCCAGCCTTGGCCTTCACCACCTCTGTGCCCCCTGTGTGCCCACTGCCCACCTGCTCCAGCCTTGGCCTTCACCACCTCTGTGCCCCCTGTGTGCCCACTGCCCACCTGCTCCAGCCTTGGCCTTCACCACCTCTGTGCCCCCTGTGTGCCCACTGCTCACCTGCTCCAGCCTTGGCCTTCACCACCTCTGTGCCCGCCTCCTGGATCCGGCCCGTCAGCGCCGCCAACTGGTCAGCAGGAAACTCCACCTTAGGTGTgcactgaagagaagagaacagaccacagatatgagtgtgtgtgtgtgtgtgtgtgtgtgtgtgtgtgtactgaagacAAGGGAACACaccacagatgagtgtgtgtgtgtgtgtgtgtgtgtgtgtgtgtgtgtttgcactgaaGACAAGGGAACAGaccacagatgagtgtgtgtgtgtgtgtgtgtgtgtgtgcatctaccTGTGAGATGAGGGGGATGATGGTCTTTCCTGCATGGCCTCCAATCACGGGCACATTAACTCGTGCTGGGTCCAGCCCctgaggagagaacacacaggtactcagatttcaaacacacacacctgccctcaTTCAACAGAGCGCATATatacaataccacacacacacgccctcattCAACAGAGCGCATATatacaataccacacacacattcaacagagCGCATATatacaataccacacacacattcaacagagCGCATATATACAataccaaacacactcaccttgaGCTCTGCCACAAAGGCGTTTGCTCTGACGATGTCCAGTGTGGTGACTCCAAACACGCGGTTGGGGTTGTACACGCCGTGCTTCTTCATTATCTCTGATGTGATGGGAATAGTAGAgttgacctgacacacacacacacacacacacacacacacacacacacacacacacacacacacacacacacacacacacacacacacacacacacacacacacacacacacacacacacgagatcaGTCTACATGAAATACCTTCAGTCACCACAGGGGTGCTGCTGCAGTAAGGGCCAGGCCATTGGGCCAGTGGGAGGGTCAAGGGTGGACAAGCTTACAGGAGTGGACACTCATTGGCTTAACCTGGAGTAAGTCTGCCCACAGCAATCGCAACTGGTTGTTTGGCATGTCAATCAAGAGACCCTTCCTATGGGACACCTTACATTCTAACGCACACCAAGTCCAAAGTCTGTCTCTGTGACATTAAGGGTaggaaatttacatattttttagggggcaatttttgcccccactgactgaaatccaggggcatttaaaaaaaattgggggcactttctgaaacttgtgaaataacatttaacctttattcataataataaatatactcATTTAGGCTTACAGTATATGAGCAATTGTCATCACGTGGCAAATTATTAGGAaattatgggggcattttttgcccctctcctagtgatatcaggggcaaaattatatttcttgggggcagttttgccctttgccctcgtgtatttccAACGCTCTGTGACATTAAGGGGCAGGGCACTGGCACTGGTGTCAGAGGTGAAAGGTTACAGGCAGAGTGGGTGTACGTACGGGGTTGGCGATGATGCAGATCATGGCCTCTGGGCAGTTACGGGCAATGGCATCAGCCAGGATGGCCACGATGGTGGCGTTGGTGTTGAAGAGGTCATCACGGGTCATACCTGCAGACAACAGGCATGTgtcaggagagacacacacacacacacacacacacacacacacacacacacacggctcaagAGAACTGGCCCCAGTAGTCTCTCTCTAGTCTAGTACCCGTGAGGTTCTGAGGCAGGCGTTAGGGGAAAGGACAGCTGACACAGCATCTAGGAGTGCATTAACAGTAGGCGCTAAGTATACACTACACCTCCTCCACCGGCCTTCATCTCCACCCAAACTACACCTCCGGAACCTCAACACTACCATCTGCACTTCCTGTAGAAACCCTGAACACTACCATCTGCACTTCCTGTAGAAACCCGACCTCTACATCTCCACTTCCTGTAGAAACCTGAACACTACCATCTGCACTTCCTGTAGAAACCTTGAACACTACCATCTGCACTTCCTGTAGAAACCTCAACACTACCATCTGCACTTCCTGTAGAAACCTGAACACTACCATCTGCACTTCCTGTAGAAACCTGAACACTACCATCTGCACTTCCTGTAGAAACCCGACCTCTACATCTCCACTTCCTGTAGAAACCTGAACACTACCATCTGCACTTCCTGTAGAAACCTTGAACACTACCATCTGCACTTCCTGTAGAAACCTCAACACTACCATCTGCACTTCCTGTAGAAACCTGAACACTACCATCTGCACTTGCTGTAGAAACCCGACCTCTACCATCTGCACTTCCTGTAGAAACCTGAACACTACCATCTCTACTTCCTGTAGAAACCTGAACACTACCATCTGCACTTCCTGTAGAAACCTGACCTCTacatctccccctcctccacaccacctcctcacCTGGTTTCCTGGGCACTCCGGCAGGGATGACTACCACCTCACATCCCTTCACTGCGGCATCCAGCTGGTCAGCACCGATGAAGCCTGAGGGGACAGGACAggatattcaacacacacacacacacacacacacacccccacctataatacacccacagacactcacaacacactgaAAAACTGAACAGAAGCtttgtacatttaaaaaaaaaggaagaagaaactTTGCCACTGGTATGAATACAGGATGTTTGGCCATGTCCAGTAGCCATGgactgtgtgagaggagaggagactggaCTCATagctggagaggaggtgagtgtgtgtgtgtgtgaggttcacCTTACCTTTGACCTGTGCGCGGGTCTCGATGTGGCTGAGGTCGGCGGCGACTCCGGGAGTGTGAGCGATGTCGTAGAGGTTCAGGTGGCTGACCAGGGGGCTGTTCTTCAGCAGGAGCGACAGCGGCTGCCCAATGCCTCCCGACGCACCCAACACTGCTACTTTAGCatggctctacacacacacacacacacacacacacacacacacagtgtaacatGATGGGAGGCTCCCTTCTGAGACAGCTACTGTGGGTAAGCAGTGGGGACCAACACAGGCCCACTCCAACAGCCACCTCCCATCTCAGTCCTGTCTGCTAAAGGCATTGAGTGCCACTTGGACCAACGGTACCAGACTGTCAATGTAGACCAGTGGAGACTGCTGATCCCAATCAAAGTCCACAAACTCAAATGTCCCAATAAGAAAATGCCCTCCAAGACAGGTGCTCATTGGCCAATGAGAAAATGCCCTCCAAGACAGCTGCTCATTGGCCAATGAGAAAATGCCCTCCAAGACAGCTGCTCATTGGGCAATGAGAAAATGCCCTCCAAGACAGCTGCTCATTGGACATTGAGAAAATGCCCTCCAAGACAGCTGCTCATTGGACATTGAGAAAATGCCCTCCAAGACAGCTGCTCATTGGCCAATGAGAAAACGCCCTGTATCCAAATCTGTGTCCAATAACGCCTTGGAGGGCGTTTTCTCATGACAAAACGCCCTCCAAGGCGACACAGACGCTGCTGATGGCATCTCTACTGTACGTGCCACAGCTGATAGCATCTCTACTGTTATGCCAATAAGATCAATCAAAGTTGCTCATTAGCAGGAGGCGTAGTCTTAAGTGTTTTGCAACTTTTGTGGTTTCCTTATCAGACAATAGCAGCAATGATAGATGGGCACCAGTTCACAACAAAGTGCGCGGTCAGGTTTCAGATCATCCGAGACAGCTCTGGACATGAATCAGTGCGTACACCAGCCTCTGTCTGGATTTAGGGGTAGAACTGGCCTCCTGAAGTACAGGAGTATGAAATTAGCGCTTTAGTGAAAAACAGATAATACTACTTAACCTCTTGAGTTGGAGGAAAGTAAGACACGGGGAGAGATGAGTCTTTTCATCCTATCTAGTGCCTCTGATACTCTATCAGCCCCCTGTAATGTCAGGCTAGACCACCATCACACTTGAGTGGCAGCTGAACAATCCTGCCGGAATACTACGGAAACCTAccccacgttggtggaacgaactgcctagtactactagagcaggggcgtccctctctaccttcaagaagcttttgaagactcttcaactcttcagagagcacctcccttcctaactggcactttgactagcgcttaacttgcacttcagcagttacattcctgcacttctttttcctttctaggtcgtttttctaattcttatgtaaagtagtatttattgttaaaccatgtttttgtattgctcttagcttgactattctcttccttgtacgtcgctttggacaaaagcgtctgctaaatgactaaatgtaaatgtacctgTTCTCACTGAAGCCTCACATCCACACTGAAAGGACGAAGGGCAATATGTTTGGAAGTAACCTTTCCACTGTTCTAAGCTGGTCATGAGCCAGCAGCAGGGGGCTTAAAGCCGCTCGCAGAAAGCAGCGGATTTGAAAGAGGGCCCTGACTGAACTAAGAATTACTAAACATTTTTGCTCTGCAATACTATCTGTGTACTCGCTGCAGTGGATTGCTCTGATAGTATGGCGCCGGATCAATCATTAGGGGTCGTTGTGTCGGTTGCCATACACTaaacaattacatttactcaaTACCTGCACGAATTTCTTCGAAGAGGGCGCCCCGAATCTCAAGTGGCCTTTACCGTCGCTACACTTTCCCAACCAGATTGACATGGCTATGAACAGAAAGCTACCTAGTTACACTGACGTTACTGCAACGTTAAACCAATCGAAGTTCAGCTGAAGTTAACATTACGCAGCGTTTGATTTATAAGGGTGGACCTTGATATCAACACGCAGCGCAGTTCAAAGGCTAAATTAAAGTTAGCCAACTAGCGCAACGTTTCATGCAGCAACGAGTCCAAACTATTACAGTAACCCCACATAATCTAAAAGGTTAGTTGTCAGACGTTAACTGGAGAGGTTACCTTCATTAGCCTCTTGTTTTAACATAACGATACTCGTGCAATCCGAATGAAGAAAAAGGTGAGTTCAGGCAATCTGAACTGATTTAAACTGCGACAATGCTCAAAGCACAAGGTTAAACACTAATGTTCTTTGGTGGCCACCCGTTGTCATCCAT from Clupea harengus chromosome 8, Ch_v2.0.2, whole genome shotgun sequence encodes:
- the LOC105909789 gene encoding malate dehydrogenase, mitochondrial isoform X1 translates to MFSRVARPTVSVARSLSTSSQSHAKVAVLGASGGIGQPLSLLLKNSPLVSHLNLYDIAHTPGVAADLSHIETRAQVKGFIGADQLDAAVKGCEVVVIPAGVPRKPGMTRDDLFNTNATIVAILADAIARNCPEAMICIIANPVNSTIPITSEIMKKHGVYNPNRVFGVTTLDIVRANAFVAELKGLDPARVNVPVIGGHAGKTIIPLISQCTPKVEFPADQLAALTGRIQEAGTEVVKAKAGAGSATLSMAYAGARFTFSVLDAMNGKEGVVECAYVRSEETECKYFSTPLLLGKNGIEKNLGLGKLTAFEEKLVADAIGELKSSIKKGEDFVANMK
- the LOC105909789 gene encoding malate dehydrogenase, mitochondrial isoform X2, whose protein sequence is MFSRVARPTVSVARSLSTSSQSHAKVAVLGASGGIGQPLSLLLKNSPLVSHLNLYDIAHTPGVAADLSHIETRAQVKGFIGADQLDAAVKGCEVVVIPAGVPRKPGMTRDDLFNTNATIVAILADAIARNCPEAMICIIANPVNSTIPITSEIMKKHGVYNPNRVFGVTTLDIVRANAFVAELKGLDPARVNVPVIGGHAGKTIIPLISQCTPKVEFPADQLAALTGRIQEAGTEVVKAKAGAGEQWAHRGHRGGEGQGWSRWAGGTQGAHTHMCSDLYFSEWDARS